One Vallitalea longa DNA segment encodes these proteins:
- a CDS encoding aminotransferase class I/II-fold pyridoxal phosphate-dependent enzyme: MTNFLQKMYQKQNISEEVYNFCQEIENGLIDRFKDVDEIAEYNQLKVLSAMRENRVSDVHFAATTGYGYNDLGRDTLESVYASVFNAEAALVRPQLISGTHALTVALAANLRPGDEILSPVGKVYDTLEEVIGIRETRGSLSEYDITYNQVDMIENKSIDFDGIRNAINDRTKLVTIQRSKGYDTRPTLSVNQIGEIISCVKGVRSDIICMVDNCYGEFVEKIEPTDLGADMIVGSLIKNPGGGLAPIGGYIVGKEEYIENCAVRLTAPGLGKEIGATLGLNQQFFQGLFMSPQIVAGALKGAIFAANVFQKLGYEVIPDKDESRHDIIQAINLGSPEAIIAFCQGIQAASPVDSYVTPEPWDMPGYDSEVIMAAGAFVQGSSIELSADAPIKPPYTVFFQGGLSWHHAKFGIMTALQRMIDNKSVTIE, from the coding sequence ATGACTAATTTTTTACAAAAGATGTATCAAAAGCAAAACATCTCAGAAGAGGTTTATAACTTTTGTCAAGAAATAGAAAATGGTTTGATTGATAGATTTAAAGATGTTGATGAAATTGCAGAGTATAATCAACTAAAAGTGCTCTCAGCAATGAGAGAAAATAGAGTTAGTGATGTACATTTTGCTGCAACAACCGGATATGGTTATAATGATCTTGGGAGAGATACGTTGGAAAGTGTGTATGCTTCTGTATTTAATGCAGAAGCTGCTTTAGTGCGTCCACAATTAATATCTGGAACTCATGCACTTACAGTTGCTTTAGCAGCGAATTTAAGACCTGGCGATGAAATATTATCACCAGTAGGTAAAGTATATGATACTTTAGAAGAGGTTATAGGTATTAGAGAAACCAGAGGTTCACTAAGTGAATATGATATTACTTATAATCAAGTAGATATGATAGAGAATAAGAGCATTGATTTTGATGGGATTAGAAACGCTATTAATGATAGAACGAAACTTGTTACTATCCAAAGATCAAAAGGTTACGATACAAGACCTACGCTATCTGTTAATCAGATAGGAGAAATCATCTCATGCGTTAAAGGTGTAAGAAGTGACATAATATGTATGGTTGATAATTGTTATGGAGAATTTGTGGAAAAAATAGAACCTACAGACTTAGGGGCAGATATGATAGTAGGCTCGTTAATTAAGAATCCAGGTGGTGGACTTGCACCAATTGGCGGATATATTGTTGGTAAAGAAGAGTATATAGAAAATTGTGCAGTTAGATTGACAGCTCCTGGATTAGGAAAAGAAATAGGTGCTACCCTTGGACTTAATCAACAATTTTTTCAAGGATTATTCATGTCACCACAAATTGTAGCAGGTGCTTTAAAAGGAGCTATATTTGCTGCTAATGTTTTTCAGAAGTTAGGTTATGAGGTAATACCTGATAAAGATGAAAGTAGACATGATATCATACAAGCTATTAATCTGGGATCACCTGAAGCGATAATTGCTTTTTGTCAAGGAATTCAAGCTGCATCTCCAGTAGATAGTTATGTAACACCAGAACCATGGGATATGCCAGGATATGATTCAGAAGTGATTATGGCAGCGGGCGCATTTGTACAAGGTTCATCAATAGAGTTAAGTGCTGATGCACCTATAAAACCCCCGTATACAGTTTTTTTTCAGGGCGGTTTATCATGGCATCATGCAAAATTCGGTATTATGACAGCTTTACAAAGAATGATAGACAATAAAAGTGTTACAATAGAATGA
- the hfq gene encoding RNA chaperone Hfq, with product MSKPINLQDLFLNQVRKDKTIVVVYLTNGFQLKGYVKGFDNFIVILETEGKQQMIYKHAISTVIPSREVSLSIEE from the coding sequence ATGAGTAAACCAATTAATCTACAAGATTTATTTTTAAATCAAGTAAGAAAAGACAAGACAATCGTAGTGGTATATTTAACAAATGGATTTCAACTTAAAGGATATGTAAAAGGATTTGATAATTTTATAGTAATTCTTGAAACAGAAGGTAAACAACAAATGATATATAAACATGCTATATCAACTGTTATTCCTTCAAGAGAAGTATCCTTATCTATTGAAGAATAA
- the miaA gene encoding tRNA (adenosine(37)-N6)-dimethylallyltransferase MiaA — protein sequence MKKPLIVIAGPTAVGKTDLSVKLAKNINGEIISADSMQVYKHMDIGTAKVTQEETSGIRHHLIDILDPNEEFNINIFQNLAKESINKIVDINRIPIMVGGTGFYIQSVLYDIDFDNTCKDDSYRNQLQEEALRLGNEHVHNMLKEIDSVSYNKIHPNNLKRVIRALEYYRETGKPISVHNERESQKESDYNLAFYVLNMDRKLLYERIDKRVDIMIEQGLVNEVEKLKDMGYTKDLVSMKGLGYKEIYGFLDGEYDLDRAIYILKRDTRHFAKRQITWFKREKNVRWINVDEYNFNKELILNKMLKDIEELGII from the coding sequence TTGAAAAAACCTTTGATTGTTATAGCTGGACCTACAGCTGTTGGAAAGACTGATTTATCGGTTAAGCTGGCAAAGAATATAAATGGTGAAATTATATCTGCTGATTCTATGCAAGTCTATAAACATATGGATATTGGAACAGCAAAAGTTACCCAAGAAGAAACTTCAGGAATTAGACATCATTTAATAGATATATTGGATCCTAATGAAGAATTTAATATAAATATTTTTCAGAATCTCGCCAAAGAATCTATCAATAAGATTGTAGATATCAATAGGATACCTATTATGGTAGGTGGTACTGGATTTTATATTCAATCAGTTTTATATGATATTGATTTTGATAATACATGTAAGGATGATTCATATAGGAATCAGTTACAAGAAGAGGCTTTACGATTAGGTAATGAACATGTACACAACATGTTAAAGGAAATTGATTCTGTATCGTATAATAAGATTCATCCTAATAATCTAAAAAGAGTAATTAGAGCTCTAGAATATTATAGAGAAACGGGCAAGCCCATTTCTGTTCATAATGAAAGAGAATCACAAAAAGAATCTGATTACAACTTGGCATTTTATGTATTAAATATGGACAGAAAATTATTATACGAAAGAATAGACAAAAGAGTAGACATAATGATAGAACAAGGTTTGGTAAATGAAGTTGAAAAACTTAAAGATATGGGGTATACAAAAGATCTAGTCTCTATGAAAGGATTAGGATATAAGGAGATTTACGGTTTCCTAGATGGTGAATATGACTTAGATAGAGCTATCTATATATTAAAAAGAGATACAAGACATTTTGCAAAACGCCAAATTACCTGGTTCAAAAGAGAAAAGAATGTTAGATGGATAAATGTTGACGAATATAATTTTAATAAAGAATTAATTTTAAATAAAATGTTAAAAGATATTGAAGAATTAGGAATTATATAA
- the mutL gene encoding DNA mismatch repair endonuclease MutL has translation MPEIKILDQSTINKIAAGEVVERPSSVVKELVENSIDANASAVTVEIKEGGISFIRITDNGKGISKEDIQTAFIRHSTSKIKSIEDLVTVSSLGFRGEALASIAAVSQVEVITKTYDDITGVRYVIEGGKEISKEEIGCPEGTTIIVNNIFFNTPARRKFLKKPATEGAYVSELINKLALGNMHISFKFIYNNTIKLHTSGNNVLKDCIFNIYGKEIAKNIVPIEIKEDDFEIKGYIGKPSISRANRNYENYYINGRYIKSKIIMKAIEEGYKTKLTVHRYPFTAFYIKINPELIDVNVHPTKMEVRFHNESIMYSSFIKGINESLRKIDLIPEVTIDNKKKIQSEIINSKKASIPEPFEKNRLNQIKNDILKEKATNYKDTDKNNTFIRNSQITNDKVHQTFLQTIKPDNKEEEKVKKETAINAISDNTVKKEISNLINNQDNNKVNVNNNQKQIVEQGVLLESEEPTKKTIKSHKIIGQLFNTYWIVELENKFYIIDQHAAHERVLYERFMNKLKNMEIMSQGLLQPIIIHVSIREKQLVKDYKKLFDELGFEIEEFGKDAYAIRSVPYIFNKSLSEEQFIDILDNLNEHYDPNKYDMIRDNIATMACKAAVKAHDKLSLIEYEKLFDELLKIENPYTCPHGRPTIISMTKYELEKKFKRIQ, from the coding sequence ATGCCTGAAATAAAAATTCTAGATCAAAGTACTATCAATAAAATAGCTGCAGGTGAAGTTGTCGAAAGACCATCATCAGTTGTTAAGGAATTAGTTGAAAATTCTATTGATGCTAATGCAAGTGCTGTAACTGTTGAGATAAAAGAAGGAGGAATATCTTTTATTCGTATAACGGATAATGGAAAAGGAATTTCAAAAGAAGATATTCAAACAGCATTCATCAGACATTCAACCAGTAAAATAAAATCAATAGAAGATCTGGTAACAGTATCGTCACTTGGTTTTAGAGGTGAAGCATTAGCTAGTATTGCAGCAGTATCACAGGTAGAAGTGATAACTAAAACTTATGATGATATTACAGGTGTAAGATATGTAATTGAAGGCGGTAAAGAAATAAGTAAAGAAGAAATTGGTTGCCCAGAAGGAACCACCATCATTGTTAATAATATATTTTTCAATACACCAGCAAGACGTAAATTTCTTAAAAAACCTGCTACAGAAGGAGCTTATGTAAGTGAATTAATTAATAAACTGGCTCTTGGTAATATGCATATATCGTTCAAATTTATTTATAATAATACTATAAAATTACATACTTCTGGTAATAATGTTCTTAAGGATTGTATTTTCAATATTTATGGTAAAGAAATAGCTAAGAACATAGTACCTATTGAAATCAAAGAGGATGATTTTGAAATCAAAGGATACATTGGGAAACCTAGCATCAGCAGAGCAAATAGGAATTATGAAAACTACTATATTAATGGTCGTTATATAAAGAGCAAAATCATAATGAAAGCTATAGAAGAAGGATATAAAACTAAATTAACAGTTCATAGATATCCTTTCACAGCATTCTATATTAAAATAAATCCTGAACTTATTGATGTTAATGTGCATCCTACTAAAATGGAGGTTAGGTTTCATAATGAGTCTATTATGTATAGTTCATTTATAAAAGGGATAAATGAATCATTAAGGAAAATTGATTTAATACCTGAAGTGACTATAGACAATAAGAAGAAGATACAATCTGAGATAATTAACAGTAAAAAAGCTTCTATTCCTGAACCATTTGAGAAAAATAGGTTGAATCAGATAAAAAATGATATTCTTAAAGAAAAAGCCACAAATTATAAAGATACAGATAAAAATAATACTTTTATTAGAAATTCACAAATAACTAATGATAAGGTGCATCAAACTTTTTTACAAACAATAAAACCAGATAATAAAGAAGAAGAAAAAGTGAAAAAAGAGACTGCTATAAATGCAATTAGTGATAATACTGTTAAAAAAGAAATAAGTAATTTAATAAATAATCAAGACAATAATAAGGTTAATGTCAATAATAACCAAAAACAGATAGTTGAACAAGGTGTATTACTGGAGTCTGAAGAACCAACTAAAAAAACTATTAAAAGTCATAAAATAATAGGCCAATTATTTAATACTTATTGGATAGTTGAACTAGAAAATAAATTTTATATTATAGACCAACATGCAGCACATGAAAGAGTTCTCTACGAAAGATTTATGAATAAATTAAAAAATATGGAAATCATGTCACAAGGTCTTTTACAACCAATAATAATACATGTTTCTATAAGAGAGAAACAACTTGTGAAAGACTATAAAAAGTTATTTGATGAATTAGGATTTGAAATAGAAGAATTCGGTAAAGACGCTTATGCAATAAGGAGTGTACCATATATATTTAACAAATCATTAAGTGAAGAACAATTTATAGACATATTAGATAACTTGAATGAACATTATGACCCTAATAAATATGATATGATAAGAGATAATATAGCAACAATGGCATGTAAAGCAGCCGTAAAAGCTCATGACAAATTATCATTGATAGAATATGAAAAATTATTTGATGAGTTACTAAAAATTGAAAATCCGTATACATGCCCCCACGGTAGACCTACAATTATTTCAATGACTAAATATGAGTTAGAGAAGAAATTCAAAAGAATACAATAA
- the mutS gene encoding DNA mismatch repair protein MutS, whose product MKNKLSPMMQQYIDLKEQYDDCILFFRLGDFYEMFFEDAKLASRELGITLTGRDCGQADRAPMCGVPHHSSENYINKLIKKGYKVAICEQVEDPKQAKGIVKREVVRIVTPGTNLNMQSLDETKNNYLMSICNNKDNYGIALVDITTGDFLVTEVKEKRKLIDEIGKFVPTEIICNKDIIESTDFIRELKDRFHSYISQEEDWYFDYNRCVKNIKDQFLVGAIDGLGIKEFNQGVCAVGALLEYLYKTQKSNISHITTLTPYLTDSYMMVDLSSKRNLELVETLREKERRGSLLWVLDRTKTAMGSRLLRKWIEQPLLSKSDIEDRLDGVEELKNKPIVSEELKEFLNPIYDLERLMSKISLKTANCRDLIAFKNSLEMLPFIKKLLSELNCKYITRMKDNFDDLRDVFDLINKGIIDDPPISIKDGGIIKTGYHQQVDKLRKAGTRGKQWIAELEAKEKELTGIKNLKIKFNKVFGYYIDVTKSNLNLVPDRYVRKQTLTNSERYITPELKEMENTIMGAEEKVVALEYELFVELRNKVAKEVDRIKDTAYKVAILDVISSLADVADKYNYIRPVLSNDGDIDIKDGRHPVVEKMMNNEMFICNDTYLNKEDSRFSIITGPNMAGKSTYMRQVALIVLMAQIGSFVPASKAHIGIVDRIFTRVGASDDLASGQSTFMVEMTEVANILRNATSNSLLILDEIGRGTSTFDGLSIAWSVVEYIVNKKKIGAKTLFATHYHELTELEGKVDGVQNYCISVKEKGDDIIFLRKIIKGSTDNSYGVQVAKLAGVPNDVIDRAKILLSELSNADITKKTEIVCKDAIEEIATINEDDTEIITEEKAKEADEPVQLGLFDVMNNNDVIDELKSLNIVEMTPLDALNKLYELHKRALD is encoded by the coding sequence ATGAAGAATAAATTATCACCTATGATGCAACAATATATAGACCTAAAAGAACAATATGATGATTGTATATTATTTTTTAGATTAGGTGATTTCTATGAGATGTTTTTTGAAGATGCTAAGTTGGCGTCTAGAGAATTAGGAATTACGTTAACTGGCAGAGATTGTGGACAAGCTGATAGAGCGCCTATGTGTGGTGTTCCACATCATTCATCTGAAAACTATATCAATAAGTTAATTAAAAAAGGGTACAAGGTAGCTATATGTGAACAGGTAGAAGATCCGAAGCAAGCCAAAGGTATAGTTAAGAGAGAAGTTGTTAGAATCGTTACGCCTGGTACCAATTTAAATATGCAATCACTAGACGAAACCAAAAACAACTATTTGATGAGTATATGCAATAATAAAGATAATTATGGTATTGCACTTGTAGATATAACTACTGGAGATTTTCTGGTTACAGAAGTAAAAGAGAAAAGAAAACTTATTGATGAAATAGGAAAATTTGTACCAACAGAAATAATATGTAATAAAGACATTATTGAATCTACAGATTTCATCAGGGAGCTGAAAGACAGATTTCATTCATATATAAGTCAAGAAGAAGATTGGTATTTTGATTATAATAGATGTGTGAAAAACATAAAAGACCAATTTTTAGTAGGTGCTATAGATGGATTGGGAATTAAGGAATTCAACCAAGGGGTATGTGCAGTAGGAGCATTATTAGAATATTTGTATAAGACTCAAAAAAGTAATATATCTCATATAACTACGTTGACTCCTTATTTGACAGATTCCTATATGATGGTTGACTTATCATCAAAAAGGAACTTAGAGTTAGTAGAAACACTTAGAGAAAAAGAACGTAGAGGTTCTTTATTATGGGTGCTTGATAGAACTAAAACTGCTATGGGATCAAGGCTTTTAAGAAAATGGATTGAACAGCCTTTGTTATCAAAAAGCGATATTGAAGATAGACTTGATGGAGTTGAAGAATTAAAGAATAAACCTATAGTAAGTGAAGAATTAAAGGAATTTCTTAATCCCATATACGATTTAGAAAGATTAATGAGTAAGATAAGTCTGAAAACGGCTAATTGTAGAGATTTAATCGCTTTTAAGAATTCTCTTGAGATGTTACCTTTTATCAAAAAACTATTGAGCGAATTGAATTGCAAATACATTACCCGGATGAAAGATAATTTTGATGACCTACGCGATGTTTTTGATTTAATCAATAAGGGAATAATTGATGATCCTCCTATATCTATAAAGGACGGGGGAATAATTAAAACCGGTTATCATCAGCAAGTTGATAAGTTAAGAAAAGCTGGAACAAGAGGTAAACAGTGGATTGCTGAATTAGAAGCGAAAGAAAAAGAATTGACAGGAATTAAGAATCTGAAAATAAAGTTCAATAAAGTATTTGGATATTACATAGATGTAACAAAATCAAACCTGAATCTAGTTCCTGATAGATATGTTAGAAAACAGACCTTAACTAATTCAGAAAGATATATTACTCCAGAATTAAAAGAAATGGAAAATACTATAATGGGAGCAGAGGAAAAAGTTGTAGCTCTTGAGTATGAACTATTCGTGGAATTGAGAAATAAAGTAGCTAAAGAAGTGGATAGAATTAAGGATACAGCATACAAGGTAGCTATACTTGATGTTATATCTTCATTGGCTGATGTTGCTGACAAATATAATTATATACGTCCAGTATTAAGTAATGATGGTGATATTGACATAAAAGATGGGCGTCATCCTGTTGTTGAGAAAATGATGAATAATGAGATGTTCATCTGCAATGATACCTATCTCAATAAGGAAGATAGCAGATTCTCCATTATAACAGGTCCTAATATGGCAGGTAAATCCACATATATGAGACAAGTTGCATTAATTGTTCTGATGGCACAGATTGGTAGCTTTGTTCCAGCTAGTAAAGCACATATTGGAATAGTGGATCGTATTTTCACTAGAGTAGGAGCTTCTGATGATCTTGCGTCCGGTCAAAGTACTTTTATGGTTGAAATGACAGAAGTTGCCAATATACTAAGAAATGCAACAAGTAACAGCCTTCTTATTCTTGATGAAATAGGTAGAGGTACAAGTACATTTGATGGACTTAGTATTGCATGGTCAGTTGTTGAATATATAGTAAATAAAAAGAAAATTGGTGCGAAAACATTATTTGCTACCCATTATCATGAACTTACTGAATTAGAAGGAAAAGTTGATGGTGTACAGAATTATTGTATTTCAGTAAAAGAAAAAGGCGATGATATAATATTTTTGCGTAAAATCATAAAAGGAAGTACGGATAACAGCTATGGTGTACAAGTTGCGAAACTTGCAGGTGTTCCAAATGATGTGATAGACAGAGCTAAAATATTATTATCAGAATTAAGCAATGCAGATATTACTAAGAAGACTGAAATAGTATGTAAAGATGCTATAGAAGAAATAGCTACAATCAATGAAGATGATACTGAAATTATTACTGAGGAGAAGGCTAAGGAAGCAGATGAACCAGTTCAATTAGGATTATTTGATGTTATGAATAATAATGATGTAATAGATGAATTAAAAAGTCTTAATATAGTAGAAATGACACCACTGGATGCATTGAATAAGCTGTATGAATTACATAAAAGAGCCTTAGATTAG
- the miaB gene encoding tRNA (N6-isopentenyl adenosine(37)-C2)-methylthiotransferase MiaB, whose protein sequence is MNKNLDISHEESLKQKRIMDKLSEQIKGKGLKYFVSTFGCQMNAHDSEKLKGILEQIGYVPATEEKDADFVIYNTCCVRENAELKVYGRLGALKNSKKRNPNMLIALCGCMMQQDTVIKEIKRAYRHVDILFGTHNLYKLAELIQTRLDTGKMVIDIWENYKEIVEDLPSIRKYKFKSSVNVMFGCNNFCTYCIVPYVRGRERSRKPEDIMNEIKELVEDGVKEITLLGQNVNSYGKSLDNPITFAELIQEIEKIDGLERIRFMTSHPKDLSDELIEVIGNSKKLCNHIHLPFQSGSTKVLKKMNRRYTKEQYLELVDKIKAVRKNVALTTDIIVGFPGETEEDFMDTIDVVKKVEFDNAFTFLYSVRTGTPAATMENQVPENVAKERFNRLLEVLDEIVHKKACDKVGSTYDVLVEQVNKQNNDLVSGRLESNHLVHFKGNEDLIGKIVPVNIIESKGYYLLGELAE, encoded by the coding sequence ATGAATAAAAATCTAGACATATCACATGAAGAAAGTCTAAAACAAAAACGAATAATGGACAAACTCTCAGAACAAATAAAAGGTAAAGGGTTAAAATATTTTGTCTCAACTTTTGGGTGCCAAATGAATGCCCATGATTCGGAAAAACTAAAGGGAATATTAGAACAAATAGGTTATGTACCTGCAACTGAAGAAAAAGATGCTGATTTTGTTATATATAATACATGTTGTGTTAGAGAGAATGCTGAATTAAAAGTATATGGTAGACTTGGCGCATTGAAAAATAGTAAAAAACGTAATCCTAATATGTTGATTGCACTATGTGGATGTATGATGCAACAAGATACAGTTATTAAAGAAATTAAAAGAGCATATAGACATGTGGATATTCTATTTGGTACTCATAATTTATATAAATTAGCAGAATTGATTCAAACTAGGCTAGATACAGGTAAAATGGTTATAGATATATGGGAAAATTATAAAGAAATCGTTGAAGATCTTCCTAGCATCAGAAAATATAAATTTAAATCAAGTGTTAATGTCATGTTTGGATGTAACAATTTCTGTACTTATTGTATAGTACCTTACGTTAGAGGTAGGGAAAGAAGCAGAAAACCAGAAGATATAATGAATGAAATAAAAGAATTGGTTGAAGATGGAGTGAAAGAGATAACTTTATTAGGGCAAAACGTTAACTCTTATGGAAAAAGTTTGGACAATCCTATTACTTTTGCAGAGCTTATACAAGAGATAGAAAAAATAGATGGATTGGAACGTATTAGATTCATGACTTCTCATCCAAAAGATTTATCGGACGAGCTTATAGAAGTAATAGGAAATTCAAAAAAATTATGTAATCATATTCATTTGCCATTTCAATCTGGTAGTACCAAGGTGCTTAAAAAAATGAATAGAAGATATACTAAGGAGCAATATCTTGAGTTAGTTGATAAAATAAAAGCTGTTCGTAAAAATGTCGCATTAACTACGGATATAATTGTAGGTTTCCCAGGAGAGACCGAAGAAGATTTTATGGATACGATAGATGTAGTTAAAAAAGTTGAATTTGACAATGCTTTTACATTTTTATATTCCGTCAGAACTGGAACACCAGCTGCGACTATGGAAAATCAAGTTCCTGAGAATGTAGCAAAAGAACGTTTTAATAGATTGTTAGAAGTATTAGACGAAATAGTGCATAAAAAAGCATGTGATAAAGTAGGTTCTACTTATGATGTATTAGTTGAACAAGTCAATAAACAAAATAATGATCTAGTATCAGGTAGATTAGAAAGTAATCATCTTGTACACTTTAAAGGTAATGAAGATTTAATAGGTAAAATAGTACCTGTTAATATAATTGAGTCAAAAGGTTATTATTTATTAGGGGAATTAGCTGAGTAA
- a CDS encoding ribonuclease H-like domain-containing protein: MIIINKNIDINIKSLKERFDSLENLLIFDIETTGFSYRKNIIYLIGCVYFVDEQANIIQWLAENENDEYAVIYEFIKFSNDFKCIVHYNGTTFDIPFVSKKAHLYRISNTLSCLDNIDIYKLIKPCKHIFNIENCKLKTIEKYLNIHRKDKFSGGELINQFISYTNSKDIIIRNNLLQHNEDDIIGLTKSLKILDYIDIYNNLVNNKIPFTIDSISIEEMILAINISLSTTTPFDYKYTHGNYSVHINNERIVINISLIKDELKYFFDNYKDYYYVYSEDQAIHKDIAKYIDKDNKIKATRELSYIKKRGIFIPLLDNYNAINENLFYTSTKSKTRYIMLLDCTLENNTFIENLCISVLNNL, encoded by the coding sequence ATGATAATAATAAATAAGAATATTGATATAAACATAAAATCACTAAAGGAAAGATTTGACAGTCTTGAGAATCTACTGATATTTGATATTGAGACTACAGGATTTTCTTATAGGAAAAATATAATTTATTTAATTGGATGTGTTTACTTTGTTGATGAGCAAGCTAATATAATTCAATGGTTAGCAGAAAATGAAAATGATGAATATGCTGTTATTTATGAATTTATTAAATTCAGTAATGATTTCAAATGTATAGTTCATTATAACGGAACAACTTTTGACATTCCTTTCGTTTCAAAAAAAGCACATTTATACAGAATATCTAATACTCTTTCTTGTTTAGATAATATAGATATTTACAAATTAATAAAACCATGCAAACATATATTCAATATAGAAAATTGCAAATTGAAAACTATTGAGAAATATCTTAACATACATAGAAAAGATAAATTTTCTGGAGGAGAATTAATAAATCAATTCATTTCTTATACAAATTCTAAAGATATTATTATTAGAAATAACTTATTACAGCATAATGAAGACGATATAATTGGTTTGACAAAATCGCTAAAAATACTAGATTACATAGATATATATAACAATTTGGTCAATAATAAAATACCATTTACGATTGATAGTATTTCCATAGAAGAAATGATATTGGCTATCAACATTTCATTAAGCACAACTACACCTTTTGATTATAAATATACTCATGGAAATTACAGTGTTCATATAAATAATGAAAGAATAGTTATCAACATATCCTTAATAAAAGATGAATTAAAATATTTTTTTGATAATTATAAAGATTACTATTATGTTTATTCTGAAGATCAAGCAATTCATAAAGATATTGCTAAATACATTGACAAAGATAATAAAATTAAGGCTACACGAGAATTAAGTTATATAAAGAAAAGAGGCATTTTTATACCTCTACTTGATAACTATAACGCTATCAATGAAAATTTATTCTATACATCTACGAAATCCAAAACTAGATATATTATGTTATTAGACTGTACACTAGAAAACAATACTTTCATAGAAAATTTATGTATTAGCGTTCTAAATAATTTATAA
- a CDS encoding CheR family methyltransferase produces the protein MIENYDDFKEAIFRLSKIDLSSYKERQMKRRIDSLIKKNEAETYQEFVDLLKKDRKTYEEFINYLTINVSEFYRNPTQWQVLEKDIIPYLINKFSKNLKIWSSACSTGDEPYSLAMVLSKFIPLNQIKIVATDIDKQVLEKAKLGLYKDKSLVGLPEEFKSKFFRQVGNSYQITDDIKKCIEFRQLNLLKDEYPKNCDLIVCRNVLIYFTDDAKDSIYKKFNRAMKKDAVLFVGSTEQIIQSIEYKFSSLKSFFYTKNDELL, from the coding sequence GTGATTGAAAATTATGATGATTTTAAAGAAGCCATTTTCAGACTCTCTAAAATTGATTTGAGTTCCTATAAAGAAAGACAAATGAAAAGGCGTATAGATTCATTAATCAAAAAAAATGAAGCTGAAACTTATCAAGAATTTGTTGATTTACTAAAAAAAGATAGAAAAACATATGAAGAATTTATTAATTATTTGACAATTAATGTATCAGAATTTTATAGGAATCCTACTCAATGGCAAGTTCTTGAAAAAGATATTATACCTTATCTGATCAATAAATTTTCTAAAAACCTAAAAATTTGGAGTTCCGCTTGTTCTACAGGTGATGAACCCTATTCTCTAGCTATGGTTTTAAGTAAATTTATACCATTAAATCAAATTAAAATTGTTGCAACAGATATTGATAAGCAGGTTTTGGAAAAAGCAAAATTAGGACTATATAAAGATAAAAGTTTAGTTGGATTACCTGAAGAATTCAAATCAAAATTTTTTAGACAAGTGGGTAATTCATATCAGATCACGGATGATATCAAAAAGTGTATAGAATTTAGACAATTGAATTTATTAAAAGATGAATATCCTAAAAACTGTGACTTAATCGTATGCCGTAATGTTTTGATATACTTTACTGATGATGCAAAAGATAGTATTTATAAAAAATTCAATAGAGCAATGAAAAAGGATGCAGTTCTTTTTGTTGGAAGTACAGAACAGATTATTCAATCGATTGAATATAAATTTTCATCCTTAAAATCTTTTTTCTACACTAAAAATGATGAATTATTATAA